One Pseudonocardia abyssalis DNA segment encodes these proteins:
- a CDS encoding MarR family winged helix-turn-helix transcriptional regulator, whose amino-acid sequence MHTISGDDAVDELADAVTSLVRAWRGAGRRVPNATHSTLALLQLAGLLDEGEHRVGEIAELRGVDQSVVSRQIGELAARGLACRRPDPSDRRAGLVSLTPAGHALVERTRSLKRDLVRSALERSDAGDVHTVARLVVALAEEIDARAGDLAALS is encoded by the coding sequence ATGCACACGATCTCCGGCGACGACGCGGTCGACGAGCTGGCCGACGCCGTCACCTCCCTGGTGCGGGCCTGGCGCGGTGCGGGGCGGCGCGTCCCCAACGCCACCCACTCGACGCTGGCGCTGCTCCAGCTCGCCGGCCTCCTCGACGAGGGCGAGCACCGCGTCGGGGAGATCGCCGAGCTCCGGGGCGTCGACCAGTCGGTGGTGAGCCGGCAGATCGGCGAACTCGCCGCCCGCGGGCTGGCCTGTCGCCGCCCGGACCCCTCCGACCGCCGCGCCGGCCTCGTCTCGCTCACCCCGGCCGGCCACGCGCTCGTCGAGCGGACCCGCAGCCTCAAGCGCGACCTGGTCCGCAGTGCCCTCGAACGCAGCGACGCCGGCGACGTGCACACCGTGGCCCGCCTCGTGGTCGCGCTCGCCGAGGAGATCGACGCCCGTGCCGGCGACCTCGCCGCACTCTCCTGA